The Haloplanus sp. CK5-1 genome contains a region encoding:
- a CDS encoding DUF2892 domain-containing protein: MAEKNVGGRDRLVRSLLAVVLTIVAISTLKKGKRKTGLLALVGALGFGFNATTCFCGTNEALGIDTTDE; encoded by the coding sequence ATGGCCGAAAAGAACGTCGGTGGCCGCGACCGACTCGTCCGCTCATTGCTCGCCGTTGTACTGACTATCGTGGCGATTAGTACACTGAAGAAGGGCAAACGCAAGACCGGACTGTTGGCTCTCGTTGGAGCGCTCGGATTCGGGTTCAACGCGACGACGTGCTTCTGTGGGACTAACGAGGCACTCGGTATCGACACGACC
- a CDS encoding type IV pilin, with translation MVAIVVILASVISVFALGFTDDVNQPGPIVGQSSGELVTQDGNNGGKVNITHIAGDTLSASNLEIAVNAQDACGKSGRLVNLPASGGDPVPTSEYVRGDDIFDNSYNSVGGPIGEADGEWTAGETATFRLASSECELNSGESITVRVVHTPTNSVVIEQTLTVT, from the coding sequence ATGGTCGCTATCGTAGTGATACTCGCTTCTGTAATCTCGGTGTTTGCACTCGGGTTTACCGACGACGTTAATCAACCCGGCCCAATCGTTGGTCAGTCAAGCGGTGAACTTGTGACACAAGACGGAAACAATGGTGGAAAAGTGAATATAACTCATATCGCAGGTGACACGCTATCCGCTTCCAACCTCGAAATTGCCGTCAATGCACAGGACGCCTGTGGGAAATCCGGTCGATTAGTGAACTTACCAGCAAGTGGCGGCGACCCCGTACCGACGAGCGAGTACGTTCGTGGCGACGATATTTTCGACAACTCATATAACTCAGTAGGTGGGCCAATTGGCGAGGCTGACGGGGAGTGGACAGCAGGCGAAACCGCCACGTTCCGATTAGCCAGTTCCGAATGTGAACTCAATAGTGGCGAGAGTATTACTGTCCGTGTTGTCCACACGCCGACGAACTCGGTCGTGATTGAGCAAACGCTGACCGTGACGTAG
- a CDS encoding SWIM zinc finger family protein encodes MKTIDAERLESTDLDQRDVRALTEYMTTLPLGGEVYSVTTQSGSEYRVDAVEDRCTCPDAEYNLPTDDGRKRCKHAARVAFATGERPIPAWVDADEVDAQLGEHVEGTPKVAMTDGGVTLASFATEEDDEDGCWCDGHDMPCFDCYNAGRRDLPGEDE; translated from the coding sequence ATGAAAACTATCGACGCCGAGAGACTTGAGAGTACCGACCTTGACCAGCGCGACGTTCGCGCCCTAACGGAGTATATGACGACGCTTCCGCTCGGGGGAGAGGTGTACTCCGTGACGACACAGAGCGGGTCAGAGTACCGTGTAGACGCCGTTGAAGACCGGTGTACCTGTCCTGACGCCGAGTACAACCTACCAACCGACGATGGTCGCAAGCGGTGTAAGCACGCCGCGAGGGTCGCCTTCGCCACGGGAGAGCGACCGATTCCGGCATGGGTCGACGCCGACGAGGTAGACGCCCAGCTGGGGGAACACGTCGAAGGTACGCCGAAGGTCGCCATGACCGACGGTGGCGTGACGTTGGCCTCGTTCGCTACCGAGGAAGATGACGAAGATGGGTGCTGGTGCGACGGGCATGATATGCCGTGTTTCGACTGTTACAACGCCGGTCGCCGTGACCTTCCGGGTGAAGACGAATGA
- a CDS encoding transcription factor gives MVEPTVANVVGTINFQREIALDALADTFSQRDEITDVTYEPGENHWLQTHFAPDDTYVPFYRSGKCSIVGGNSVEHFYEVAERVNNVMRDILELEYEPQVEISNIVATWDTGSPISLEALTIELGMTQTEYEPEQFPALMYRGEDYVILVFSSGKVLCTGLSNLDDVTDAIEDMVSRLQAVV, from the coding sequence GTGGTAGAGCCAACTGTCGCAAACGTTGTCGGGACAATCAATTTCCAGCGGGAGATTGCCTTGGACGCTCTTGCCGATACGTTCTCCCAGCGTGACGAGATTACTGACGTGACCTACGAACCCGGCGAAAACCATTGGCTACAAACTCATTTTGCGCCCGACGATACCTATGTCCCATTTTATCGGAGTGGCAAATGTTCTATTGTTGGTGGTAACTCTGTCGAACATTTCTACGAAGTGGCCGAGCGGGTCAATAACGTTATGCGAGACATTCTTGAGTTAGAGTACGAACCACAGGTAGAAATCAGTAACATCGTTGCTACTTGGGATACTGGTTCCCCGATTTCATTAGAGGCCCTCACAATCGAACTTGGAATGACTCAAACCGAGTACGAACCAGAACAATTCCCCGCACTCATGTATCGGGGAGAAGATTACGTGATACTGGTATTTTCGAGCGGCAAAGTTCTCTGCACCGGCTTAAGTAACCTTGACGACGTAACTGATGCGATTGAGGATATGGTATCCCGGCTTCAAGCGGTCGTGTAA
- a CDS encoding TaqI-like C-terminal specificity domain-containing protein, whose amino-acid sequence MKEEPTKESDTPIYFGEHVNRYRTTDNAYIDADVEGIGLKDAWRFEPPKLLIREAGVGFYATVDYTDDRCLKSVMSFRPAEEKDEPFDQYDVEYFLGFLNSRAMLYYYSKTKGIVEWQSYPRHPQSFIMSLPIPAVDFDDPDEKKAYDEFVDLVKSATDDDEQIDEDLDWEIERAVLDLYGIPKEKRPRIWNELKKLQRLRIVRELFPDAGGDN is encoded by the coding sequence GTGAAAGAAGAGCCTACAAAAGAGAGTGATACGCCGATTTACTTTGGAGAACACGTCAACCGGTACCGAACTACCGATAATGCCTACATTGACGCCGATGTGGAAGGGATAGGACTGAAGGACGCATGGCGGTTTGAACCCCCCAAGTTGCTCATTCGTGAGGCCGGGGTAGGATTCTATGCAACAGTTGACTATACTGACGACAGATGTTTGAAATCTGTAATGTCCTTTCGACCGGCGGAAGAGAAGGACGAACCATTTGACCAGTATGACGTTGAGTATTTCCTCGGCTTCCTGAACTCACGGGCCATGCTCTACTACTATTCCAAGACGAAGGGGATTGTCGAATGGCAATCTTATCCTCGCCACCCACAGAGTTTCATCATGTCGCTCCCTATCCCCGCTGTTGACTTTGACGACCCTGATGAAAAGAAAGCCTACGACGAGTTTGTAGACTTGGTGAAGAGCGCCACCGATGACGATGAACAGATAGACGAGGACTTGGATTGGGAAATTGAGCGTGCGGTGTTAGACCTGTACGGGATTCCCAAAGAAAAGCGACCAAGGATTTGGAACGAACTCAAGAAACTTCAGCGGCTCCGAATAGTGCGCGAACTGTTCCCTGATGCTGGCGGGGATAATTAA
- a CDS encoding ISH3 family transposase, which yields MEFPRLKRILTDPDEYISSSQLKSLSMELLELIPMEGIEGSGLDSEEIMEVVLRAAVDTTSVNGVTTNTEDTPNREPVMDWLHTLEKEPMLDAVNDILALVAMTVLDRGGSRTICLDFMDNPFHGHPDDEDEFRRMEARDGTTKCHRYCTAFVIAQGKPLTLAVEPVDGEDSKADAVERVLARVETYPFETDQILMDRDAFVGELIGILRETAPPVFPVITRKDSLRKKLSKAASHMTEETICEGKEHEQTYPLAVNVTYQNGDRGKSGVKATGYAAYGLEDRTPAQVATTYNKRSRIEKSYEKFREARALTTTPSTTIRLFYVGVGFLLEQLWLVLQWAVLARPRRGGRALPKTFAFGDAFLHGIERVLDDELGWKEKYRTNGEGLPAGYEHGLG from the coding sequence ATGGAGTTCCCAAGACTCAAACGCATCCTCACAGATCCGGACGAGTACATTTCGAGCAGCCAGTTGAAGTCTCTTAGCATGGAGTTGCTTGAGCTGATACCGATGGAAGGAATCGAGGGCTCCGGCCTCGATTCCGAGGAAATCATGGAAGTCGTCTTACGAGCTGCTGTTGACACAACCTCCGTCAACGGTGTCACGACGAACACTGAGGACACGCCAAACCGCGAGCCAGTGATGGACTGGTTGCACACCTTGGAGAAAGAGCCGATGCTTGATGCTGTCAACGATATCCTCGCACTGGTGGCGATGACGGTTCTCGACCGCGGCGGGTCGAGAACCATCTGTCTGGACTTCATGGACAATCCGTTCCACGGTCATCCAGACGACGAGGACGAGTTCAGGAGAATGGAAGCACGAGATGGAACCACGAAGTGTCACCGGTACTGTACTGCGTTCGTCATCGCGCAGGGAAAGCCACTCACACTGGCGGTTGAACCAGTTGACGGCGAGGACAGCAAGGCCGACGCGGTCGAGCGCGTGCTCGCCCGCGTCGAAACATACCCATTCGAGACCGACCAGATCCTCATGGACAGGGACGCCTTTGTCGGGGAGTTAATCGGTATTCTTCGGGAGACAGCACCGCCAGTCTTTCCGGTCATAACCCGGAAAGACTCGCTCCGGAAGAAACTCTCCAAGGCCGCGTCACACATGACCGAAGAGACGATTTGCGAAGGGAAAGAGCACGAACAGACGTATCCACTGGCGGTGAACGTTACCTATCAGAACGGTGACCGCGGAAAGTCTGGTGTGAAAGCGACAGGATACGCGGCGTACGGTCTGGAAGACCGCACGCCCGCGCAAGTCGCTACGACCTACAACAAGCGTTCACGGATAGAGAAGAGCTACGAGAAGTTCCGAGAAGCGCGTGCCCTGACAACAACGCCATCGACGACAATCCGGCTGTTCTACGTGGGCGTGGGGTTTCTGTTAGAGCAGTTGTGGCTCGTGTTACAGTGGGCCGTGCTCGCCCGACCACGGCGGGGCGGGCGAGCACTTCCGAAAACATTCGCGTTTGGTGACGCGTTTTTGCACGGGATCGAACGGGTGTTAGACGACGAACTCGGCTGGAAAGAGAAGTACCGGACTAACGGAGAAGGACTGCCAGCAGGATACGAACACGGACTCGGTTGA